GCTTCATCAAATAAGTGGAACACCCCAACATTGATGTAGGATACAGTCTGGAAAGGGAAATCCCCAGGGGAAAAATCATGCTCTTCATTAGAAAAAATGGAACCCCTGTTCTGCCTCTGGAAGCGTCTTCCTGCACATCTCCTTCGCCTCCTGCGGCGCTGCTGGGAAGATTTGTAGTTTTTTACTAGCAACAAGTTGATGAGCCCCAGCAGACACTCAAGGGAGTTGAATATGGTGGAAATGACCAAACCCCGCTGGTAATCCTTTAGCTTCTGGCACTTGGTGGTACTGCTGCTTGCTCCAGGTGTTGGCTGTTGCAGACAAAAGTGAGAGTACTTCCTCTCCACAAGTGACACAGTATCCCCATCTATCACTGCCCCAGCAAAGGCGCTCAACAGTCCCAACATGAAAACCAGCACGCCTAGGAGGAGGAAGTTCTGGCTGCCGGGTTTACTCTCTCCTGATGCATCCTCTCGGCAGCAAAGCAAGGCAGAACCCAACAGAGAAAGGCCGGCTGAGAGCAGTAACCCAGAGTAAAAGGCGCCAGCGGCTGTACCTAGACGGAATGGCTCACCCTTAAGCTCAGATCCCAAAGAGAAGCACTTGAGGCCCACAGCGGCAGCACTCAGGGCACAGGCAAGCAAGAAGCAGCTGGACAGCGCAGCGCAGGCTCCCCGGACACCCCACTTCATCCTCCGCGCCAGCCTCTCTTCCTCCAGCACCCCCTCCtctccttctcctcttcctcctcctcctgtgctcCGGCCGGCTCTCTCTCCTCATCCTCCCGTGTCCTCCTCCCCAGCTGCCCTTTCCAGGAAGGAGGTggtggggtctggggaggacATGCTTTAGGGAGAGTGCTTGTAGAGCTGCATGCACCAAGCCTCAACCCGAGGATCCTGGGTTGCCGAGTCCAGCCAGCAGCAACAGCAGTTGTAGTATCATGCAGCAGCACGGATCTCTCTCACTGCACCTTCCCTGCCTCTGCACATTGCATTATCTCATTGCTCTTAGAAGAGAATTAAATATTGATGCGAGAGAGGGGGGAATACAGGCAATGTGCAGAGGAATAGACAAGAAAGCCTGTCAGACTTTACACCAGCCAGCTCTGCTGCACGCCAGTCCGCTTTAgactaagagaaaaaaaaaacaatcacttAGCAGTTGATGTCATGAAGC
Above is a genomic segment from Hyla sarda isolate aHylSar1 chromosome 1, aHylSar1.hap1, whole genome shotgun sequence containing:
- the TMEM271 gene encoding transmembrane protein 271, with the translated sequence MKWGVRGACAALSSCFLLACALSAAAVGLKCFSLGSELKGEPFRLGTAAGAFYSGLLLSAGLSLLGSALLCCREDASGESKPGSQNFLLLGVLVFMLGLLSAFAGAVIDGDTVSLVERKYSHFCLQQPTPGASSSTTKCQKLKDYQRGLVISTIFNSLECLLGLINLLLVKNYKSSQQRRRRRRRCAGRRFQRQNRGSIFSNEEHDFSPGDFPFQTVSYINVGVFHLFDEAGVEVHCGGHPSLELPGYSPMDPDLNPSYPYCYPLPNEQPPPYDEIYPATEMCSSSTTTT